From the genome of Amycolatopsis sp. NBC_01488, one region includes:
- a CDS encoding 6-pyruvoyl trahydropterin synthase family protein, with amino-acid sequence MFSITVRDHVMVAHSFRGEVFGPAQRLHGATFVVDATFRRAELDEDNIVVDIGKATEELGAVLSDLNYRNLDDEPVFKGINTSTEYLAKVIADRLADAVHAGRLGEGARGLEGIAVSLKESHVAWASYERAL; translated from the coding sequence GTGTTCAGCATCACCGTCCGTGACCACGTGATGGTCGCCCACAGCTTCCGCGGGGAAGTCTTCGGACCCGCGCAACGCCTGCACGGCGCGACCTTCGTGGTGGATGCGACCTTCCGCCGCGCCGAGCTCGACGAGGACAACATCGTCGTGGACATCGGCAAGGCCACGGAAGAGCTCGGGGCGGTGCTGAGCGACCTGAACTACCGCAACCTCGACGACGAGCCGGTGTTCAAGGGCATCAACACGTCCACCGAGTACCTCGCGAAGGTCATCGCCGACCGCCTCGCCGACGCCGTCCACGCCGGACGACTCGGCGAAGGCGCGCGCGGCCTCGAAGGCATCGCCGTCTCGCTGAAGGAATCGCACGTCGCGTGGGCGAGTTACGAGCGTGCCCTGTGA
- a CDS encoding serine/threonine-protein kinase, which yields MLVESRRIRDRYRLLEPIGGGAMGTVWRAQDEMLGRTVAIKELLLPHDHDEHRTEEAKNRAMREARIAARLQHSHAITVFAVLEEEDRPWLIMEYLPSKSFAVLVREEPVSVDDAIRVGAQISSALAGAHRAGIVHRDVKPANILVSEDGTAKITDFGISRAIGDVKLTATGEIAGTPAFLAPEVARGEDADFAADVFSLGATLYAAVEGQPPYGTADNPIALLYRASSGEIEPPAKAERLTPLLLRMLATDPAERPSMDEVEQELRALLPDAEPGESVLAATVPEAEPAAVPTVPATVAVPPAGEVAAVTPGARKGLIAVGAGAALLCVAVVVAILLVVRQQPPQNNAAPPATSQPPAPASVTPSTTASSSPAPSQTPPTTASPTSPPVSPVSSTKTAGQALSAYYALLPNNLPQAWNLLTDHFKASKHQTLATYEAFWSKYSRVSVSNVADNGSGQVTAHVTYVTKGGGTETDTNTFSLVQSGGVWMIDSQS from the coding sequence ATGCTCGTGGAAAGTCGCCGGATCCGCGATCGGTACCGGCTGCTCGAGCCGATCGGCGGCGGCGCGATGGGCACGGTGTGGCGGGCCCAGGACGAAATGCTCGGCCGCACCGTGGCGATCAAGGAACTCCTGCTGCCGCACGACCACGACGAGCACCGCACCGAAGAGGCGAAGAACCGCGCGATGCGCGAGGCACGGATCGCCGCCCGGCTGCAGCATTCCCACGCGATCACGGTGTTCGCCGTCCTCGAGGAGGAGGACCGGCCGTGGTTGATCATGGAGTACCTGCCGTCGAAGAGCTTCGCCGTCCTGGTCCGCGAGGAGCCGGTCTCGGTCGACGACGCCATCCGCGTCGGCGCGCAGATCAGCTCCGCGCTGGCCGGCGCGCACCGCGCCGGGATCGTGCACCGCGACGTCAAGCCGGCCAACATCCTGGTGTCCGAGGACGGCACAGCGAAGATCACCGACTTCGGCATCTCCCGCGCGATCGGTGACGTCAAGCTGACGGCCACCGGCGAGATCGCCGGCACGCCCGCGTTCCTCGCGCCCGAGGTGGCCCGCGGGGAGGACGCGGACTTCGCCGCCGACGTCTTCTCGCTCGGCGCCACGCTGTACGCCGCCGTCGAGGGCCAGCCGCCGTACGGCACGGCCGACAACCCGATCGCCTTGCTCTACCGGGCCTCCAGCGGCGAGATCGAGCCGCCTGCCAAAGCGGAGCGGCTGACCCCGCTGCTGCTGCGGATGCTCGCGACCGACCCGGCCGAGCGGCCGTCGATGGACGAGGTCGAGCAGGAGCTGCGGGCCCTGCTGCCGGACGCGGAGCCGGGCGAGTCGGTGCTCGCGGCGACGGTGCCGGAGGCCGAGCCCGCGGCGGTGCCGACTGTGCCGGCGACGGTCGCCGTGCCGCCGGCCGGCGAGGTCGCCGCCGTGACGCCGGGTGCGCGCAAGGGCCTGATCGCCGTCGGCGCGGGCGCGGCGCTGCTGTGCGTCGCGGTCGTCGTCGCGATCCTGCTGGTCGTGCGCCAGCAGCCACCGCAGAACAACGCCGCTCCGCCGGCCACGTCGCAGCCGCCGGCCCCGGCGTCCGTGACCCCGTCGACCACGGCGTCGTCCTCGCCCGCGCCGTCGCAGACCCCGCCGACCACGGCGTCGCCCACGTCGCCGCCGGTCTCGCCGGTGTCGTCGACGAAGACCGCGGGCCAGGCTCTCTCCGCGTATTACGCGCTGCTGCCGAACAACCTGCCGCAGGCGTGGAACCTGCTGACGGATCACTTCAAGGCGTCCAAGCACCAGACCCTCGCGACCTACGAGGCGTTCTGGAGCAAGTACAGCCGGGTCAGCGTCTCGAACGTCGCGGACAACGGTTCCGGCCAGGTGACCGCCCACGTCACCTACGTGACGAAGGGTGGCGGCACCGAGACCGACACGAACACCTTCAGCCTGGTCCAGTCCGGCGGTGTCTGGATGATTGATTCGCAGAGCTGA
- a CDS encoding inositol monophosphatase family protein: MSEHAALLDVAREAVAKATEIVRSRPAFSVSAKGDRDLVTDVDTAVEDALREFLTAETPEIGVLGEERGRSGDGGGRWWALDPIDGTANFARGIPLCGISLALVDGEHSTVAAITLPYLGVTYTASRGEGAFANGERVGASPATEMSDAMIAVGDFAIGRLAEEKNAARLRLLSDLGARAQKIRMLGTAAIDLAWVADGKLDAALILSNNPWDTMAGVLLVREAGGAVVDRDGSEHTVGSSSTIAVGTGLRKEIVDALDRAYGVVR; the protein is encoded by the coding sequence ATGAGCGAGCATGCCGCACTACTCGACGTCGCGCGCGAAGCCGTGGCGAAGGCGACCGAGATCGTCCGGTCGCGCCCGGCTTTTTCCGTTTCCGCGAAAGGTGATCGCGACCTGGTGACCGACGTCGACACGGCGGTCGAGGACGCGCTGCGGGAGTTCCTCACGGCCGAGACGCCGGAGATCGGCGTCCTCGGCGAGGAGCGCGGCCGCAGCGGGGACGGCGGCGGCCGCTGGTGGGCGCTCGACCCGATCGACGGCACCGCCAACTTCGCCCGCGGGATTCCGCTCTGCGGTATTTCCCTGGCGCTGGTGGACGGCGAGCACAGCACGGTCGCCGCGATCACCCTGCCGTACCTCGGCGTCACGTACACGGCGTCGCGTGGCGAAGGTGCGTTCGCGAACGGAGAGCGTGTCGGCGCTTCGCCCGCGACGGAGATGTCGGACGCCATGATCGCCGTCGGCGACTTCGCGATCGGCCGGCTGGCCGAAGAGAAGAACGCGGCGCGCCTGCGGCTGCTTTCGGACCTCGGCGCGCGGGCGCAGAAGATCCGGATGCTCGGCACCGCGGCGATCGACCTCGCCTGGGTGGCGGACGGAAAGCTCGACGCCGCACTGATCCTGTCCAACAACCCGTGGGACACCATGGCCGGCGTGCTGCTCGTGCGCGAGGCCGGCGGGGCCGTCGTGGACCGCGACGGCAGCGAGCACACGGTCGGTTCGTCGTCGACGATCGCCGTCGGTACCGGGCTGCGCAAGGAGATCGTGGACGCACTTGATCGGGCGTACGGGGTTGTTCGTTAG
- a CDS encoding glycosyltransferase — protein MVVDRAGGSRVLSHRSAPALAMRPADPMVFILPAAPPGSDTYDKRMCQNLPAVGQPVLELPMTGGWPEPDATARRRLARSLAALPDRTVVLLDGVIASGVPEIVVPHARRLRLAVLVHQALADEPGLDPAHAAELDACERETLRMAGMVVATSPWLARLLIDRHDLDPGRVHVAKPGTDAAPLAAGADGVSRLLCVGDVTRRNGQDLLVQALGEVDHLALSCVMAGSLGGDPGYVDELGWSIERLGLGGRITLAGDAVDLGAAYNAADLLVIPARAATSGMFVAQALARGIPVLATEVGGVYDALGVDADGEMPGLLVEPNDPFALADALHRWYADPELRRSLRTAALGRGSALEEWDVAARRLTQALSRLASEPRIVA, from the coding sequence ATCGTCGTCGACCGCGCTGGAGGTAGCCGTGTCCTGTCCCACCGCTCTGCTCCGGCGCTCGCGATGAGGCCCGCCGACCCGATGGTGTTCATCCTCCCGGCCGCGCCGCCGGGGAGCGACACGTACGACAAGCGCATGTGCCAGAACCTGCCCGCCGTCGGCCAGCCGGTGCTGGAGCTGCCGATGACCGGCGGCTGGCCGGAGCCGGACGCGACGGCTCGGCGTCGCCTGGCCAGATCCTTGGCCGCGTTGCCGGACCGGACGGTGGTGCTGCTCGACGGCGTGATCGCGTCGGGCGTGCCCGAGATCGTCGTCCCGCACGCGCGGCGGCTGCGGCTGGCCGTGCTGGTGCACCAGGCCCTCGCCGACGAGCCGGGCCTCGACCCGGCGCACGCGGCGGAGCTGGACGCGTGCGAGCGCGAGACGCTGCGGATGGCCGGGATGGTCGTCGCGACCAGCCCGTGGCTCGCCCGGCTGCTGATCGACCGCCACGACCTCGACCCGGGCCGCGTCCACGTGGCCAAGCCCGGCACCGACGCGGCGCCGCTCGCCGCCGGGGCCGACGGCGTCTCCCGGCTGCTGTGCGTCGGCGACGTCACCCGCCGCAACGGCCAGGACCTGCTGGTCCAGGCCCTCGGCGAGGTCGACCACCTGGCGCTGTCGTGCGTCATGGCCGGTTCGCTGGGCGGGGACCCGGGGTACGTCGACGAGCTGGGCTGGTCGATCGAGCGGCTCGGCCTGGGCGGTCGCATCACGCTCGCGGGCGACGCGGTGGACCTGGGCGCCGCCTACAACGCGGCCGACCTGCTGGTCATCCCGGCGCGCGCGGCGACGTCCGGCATGTTCGTCGCCCAGGCGCTGGCCCGCGGCATCCCGGTACTGGCCACCGAGGTCGGTGGGGTGTACGACGCCCTCGGCGTCGACGCGGACGGCGAGATGCCGGGCCTGCTCGTCGAGCCGAACGACCCGTTCGCACTGGCCGACGCCCTGCACCGCTGGTACGCCGACCCGGAGCTGCGCCGATCGTTGCGAACGGCGGCGCTCGGCCGCGGCAGCGCACTGGAGGAGTGGGACGTGGCAGCGCGGCGGCTGACGCAGGCGCTGTCGAGACTGGCGTCGGAGCCGCGCATCGTCGCCTGA
- a CDS encoding creatininase family protein yields the protein MTDLFPLATTADEQRRGAEVAVLPVGSFEQHGAHLPLATDTVIAATLAKAVAAAYPVLHLPPITISCSHEHAAWRGTVSISARTLHAVVTDVAASLRASGVERLVLVNGHGGNYVLSNVVQEAAGAMALFPGVPDWQAAHTAAGLRTSLDDDMHAGELETSILLHAHPHLVRPGHETADHVTDRDHLLTLGLRAYTESGVVGRPSLATAAKGHVVLDTLVQRFAGVLDALGA from the coding sequence ATGACCGACCTGTTCCCGCTCGCGACGACGGCCGACGAGCAGCGGCGGGGCGCGGAGGTCGCGGTGCTGCCGGTCGGCAGCTTCGAGCAGCACGGCGCCCACCTGCCCCTGGCGACCGACACGGTCATCGCGGCGACGCTCGCGAAGGCCGTCGCCGCGGCGTACCCCGTGCTCCACCTGCCGCCGATCACCATTTCGTGCTCCCACGAGCACGCGGCGTGGCGCGGCACGGTGAGCATCTCGGCCCGCACGCTGCACGCCGTGGTCACCGACGTCGCCGCGTCGCTGCGCGCGTCCGGCGTCGAGCGGCTGGTGCTGGTCAACGGGCACGGCGGCAACTACGTACTGTCCAATGTGGTCCAGGAGGCCGCCGGCGCGATGGCGCTGTTCCCCGGCGTGCCGGACTGGCAGGCCGCGCACACCGCGGCCGGGCTGCGGACGTCGCTGGACGACGACATGCACGCGGGCGAACTGGAGACGTCGATCCTGCTGCACGCGCACCCGCACCTGGTCCGGCCGGGCCACGAGACGGCCGACCACGTCACCGACCGGGACCACCTGCTGACGCTGGGCCTGCGGGCGTACACGGAGTCGGGGGTGGTCGGCCGTCCGTCGCTGGCGACCGCGGCGAAGGGGCACGTCGTGCTGGACACGCTGGTCCAGCGCTTCGCCGGCGTCCTCGATGCGCTAGGCGCCTGA
- a CDS encoding zinc-dependent alcohol dehydrogenase, translating into MEQAFWVQSPGEGALRPVTLPTPGEGDVLVRTLCSGVSRGTETLVFRGGVPVSQHDVMRAPFQDGEFPGPVKYGYLSVGVVEEGPDALTGRTVFCLYPHQTAYVVPASAVTPVPDAVPPGRAILAGTVETAVNAIWDAKPKLGDRIAVIGAGMVGCSVAKLLQGFPATRVQLIDVDPSRAEIAEALGVDFSTPEAANGDCDLVVHASASEAGLARALELLAPEGEVVELSWYGDRRVRVPLGENFHSRRLTIRSSQVGTVARPDRDYAQRLGLALELLADPAFEALVSGECRFEDLPNVLPRLTANELSALCLRVMYQPQ; encoded by the coding sequence GTGGAACAGGCTTTCTGGGTTCAAAGTCCCGGCGAAGGCGCGCTCCGGCCGGTGACCTTGCCCACCCCCGGCGAGGGTGACGTCCTCGTCCGGACGCTCTGCTCCGGCGTCTCCCGCGGCACCGAAACCCTCGTCTTCCGCGGGGGCGTCCCGGTCAGCCAGCACGACGTCATGCGGGCGCCCTTCCAGGACGGCGAGTTCCCCGGGCCGGTCAAGTACGGCTACCTCAGCGTCGGCGTCGTCGAGGAGGGGCCGGACGCGCTCACGGGCCGGACGGTCTTCTGCCTCTACCCGCACCAGACCGCGTACGTCGTCCCCGCGAGCGCCGTGACGCCGGTGCCGGACGCCGTCCCGCCTGGCCGCGCGATCCTCGCCGGCACCGTCGAGACCGCGGTCAACGCCATCTGGGACGCGAAACCGAAGCTCGGCGACCGGATCGCCGTGATCGGCGCGGGCATGGTCGGCTGCAGTGTCGCGAAGCTGCTCCAGGGCTTCCCGGCCACCCGCGTCCAGCTGATCGACGTCGACCCGTCACGCGCCGAGATCGCCGAAGCCCTCGGCGTCGACTTCTCGACCCCCGAAGCCGCAAACGGCGACTGTGACCTGGTCGTGCACGCGAGCGCCAGCGAAGCGGGCCTCGCCAGGGCGCTGGAGCTGCTCGCGCCGGAAGGCGAGGTCGTCGAGCTGTCCTGGTACGGGGACCGCCGGGTGCGTGTGCCGCTCGGCGAGAACTTCCATTCGCGGCGTCTGACGATCCGCAGCAGCCAGGTCGGGACGGTCGCGCGGCCCGACCGCGACTACGCCCAGCGGCTCGGTCTCGCCCTCGAGCTGCTGGCCGATCCGGCGTTCGAAGCGCTGGTCAGTGGTGAGTGCAGGTTTGAAGATCTTCCGAACGTGCTACCCAGGCTCACCGCGAATGAACTTTCCGCCCTCTGCCTCCGTGTCATGTATCAGCCGCAGTGA
- a CDS encoding glycosyltransferase family 4 protein has translation MNSLYVVLPGDIDDASVPSGGNTYDRRMCDRLVEAGFEVHEIAVSGTWPRPDTEARAVLGHLLSALPTGSAVLLDGLVACGVPEVVVPQARRLSLSVLVHLPLADETGLPPALAAELDALERDTLQAASSVVATSEWAARRLVEHHGLASHRVHAVPPGVDPAPPAIGTDGMSRLVCVANVTPRKGQGVLAQALETVADLRWTCECVGGIRRETKYVERLREHRLGARFTLTGPRTGAALAATYHTADLLVLPSRAETYGMVVTEALARGVPVLTTDVDALPDTVGVAPDGSVPGMLVPGDDVEALGAALRRWLTEPELRTRLRASAKLRRETLTGWDDTARRIADVLQRQEAAA, from the coding sequence GTGAACTCCCTCTACGTCGTGCTGCCCGGGGACATCGACGACGCGTCGGTCCCGAGCGGCGGCAACACCTACGACCGGCGGATGTGCGATCGCCTGGTCGAGGCCGGGTTCGAGGTCCACGAGATCGCCGTCTCCGGCACCTGGCCGCGCCCGGACACCGAAGCCCGCGCGGTCCTCGGCCACCTGCTGTCCGCCCTGCCCACCGGCTCGGCGGTGCTGCTCGACGGCCTGGTCGCCTGTGGCGTGCCCGAAGTCGTCGTCCCGCAGGCGCGCCGGCTGTCGCTCTCGGTGCTGGTGCACCTGCCGCTGGCCGACGAGACGGGCCTGCCGCCCGCGCTGGCCGCCGAACTCGACGCGCTCGAGCGCGACACGCTGCAGGCCGCGAGCTCGGTCGTCGCGACCAGCGAGTGGGCCGCGCGCCGGCTGGTCGAGCACCACGGCCTCGCCTCGCACCGCGTGCACGCCGTACCGCCGGGCGTCGACCCGGCGCCCCCGGCCATCGGCACCGACGGCATGTCCCGGCTGGTCTGCGTGGCCAACGTGACCCCGCGCAAGGGCCAAGGCGTGCTCGCGCAGGCCTTGGAAACCGTCGCCGACCTGCGCTGGACGTGCGAGTGCGTCGGCGGGATCCGGCGCGAGACGAAGTACGTCGAACGGCTGCGCGAGCACCGGCTCGGCGCCCGCTTCACCCTCACCGGCCCGCGCACCGGCGCCGCGCTGGCCGCGACTTACCACACCGCCGACCTGCTGGTGCTGCCTTCGCGCGCCGAGACCTACGGCATGGTCGTCACCGAAGCCCTCGCGCGCGGCGTGCCGGTGCTGACCACCGACGTCGACGCGCTGCCCGACACCGTCGGCGTCGCGCCGGACGGCTCGGTCCCGGGAATGCTCGTGCCCGGCGACGACGTCGAAGCGCTCGGCGCCGCCCTGCGCCGCTGGCTCACCGAGCCCGAGCTGCGGACGCGGCTGCGCGCCTCGGCGAAGCTGCGCCGCGAGACCTTGACCGGCTGGGACGACACGGCCCGCCGGATCGCCGACGTCCTGCAGCGGCAGGAGGCGGCGGCATGA
- a CDS encoding lysylphosphatidylglycerol synthase transmembrane domain-containing protein has protein sequence MKRALAWLRILGAFAILGVLVWQLGSAAFLAGLGRISVPGVLAALVIGFATTLFSAGRWQIVATRLGLRLSLRTAVADYYRALFLNGVLPAGVLGDVHRAVQHGRDSGDVPRGVRAVVLERTAGQLVLIASAVAVVLVSPDIVPGAFREVVTVTGVVVVLAAVAAIVAGRLFGGRWIHSPSKVRRGFAVTLADLRLGLFTRETWPGVGFLSVATLAGHLALFVVAARVAGVDAPVGQLVPLMVLALLAMGLPLNVGGFGPREGVCALLFGAAGLGAAQGVTVAVVYGVLTLVASLPGAGVLLVRSVAGFRVTRAPHTGVVPAPRTAADTGIESEVGLKS, from the coding sequence GTGAAGCGCGCACTGGCGTGGCTGCGGATCCTCGGCGCGTTCGCCATCCTCGGCGTCCTCGTCTGGCAGCTCGGCAGCGCCGCCTTCCTCGCCGGCCTCGGCCGGATCAGCGTGCCCGGCGTGCTGGCCGCCCTGGTCATCGGCTTCGCGACGACGCTGTTCAGCGCGGGCCGCTGGCAGATCGTCGCCACCCGGCTCGGCCTGCGGCTTTCGCTGCGGACCGCGGTCGCCGACTACTACCGCGCGTTGTTCCTCAACGGCGTGCTGCCCGCGGGCGTCCTCGGCGACGTCCACCGCGCGGTGCAGCACGGCCGCGACTCGGGCGACGTCCCGCGTGGCGTGCGCGCCGTCGTCCTGGAGCGCACCGCCGGGCAGCTGGTGCTGATCGCGTCCGCGGTCGCCGTCGTGCTGGTGTCACCGGACATCGTGCCCGGGGCGTTCCGCGAGGTCGTGACGGTGACCGGGGTGGTCGTCGTGCTGGCCGCCGTCGCCGCGATCGTCGCCGGCCGGCTGTTCGGCGGGCGCTGGATCCACAGCCCGTCGAAGGTCCGCCGCGGCTTCGCCGTCACCCTCGCCGACCTGCGGCTCGGCCTGTTCACCCGCGAGACCTGGCCCGGCGTCGGCTTCCTGTCGGTCGCGACGCTGGCCGGGCACCTGGCCCTGTTCGTCGTCGCCGCCCGCGTCGCCGGGGTTGACGCGCCGGTCGGGCAGCTCGTGCCGCTGATGGTCCTCGCGCTGCTCGCGATGGGCCTCCCGCTCAACGTCGGCGGCTTCGGCCCGCGCGAAGGCGTCTGCGCCCTGCTCTTCGGCGCGGCCGGCCTGGGCGCCGCCCAAGGTGTCACCGTCGCCGTCGTCTACGGGGTGCTCACGCTCGTCGCGAGCCTGCCCGGCGCCGGTGTCCTGCTCGTCCGGAGCGTCGCCGGGTTCCGCGTGACCCGCGCTCCGCACACCGGCGTCGTGCCTGCTCCGCGCACCGCGGCCGACACCGGGATCGAATCGGAAGTGGGGTTGAAGTCATGA
- the ribA gene encoding GTP cyclohydrolase II, giving the protein MTASDVVGDLPRRAVVERVVETRLPTRHGTFRAVGYLDRTGTEQVALVHGDVAPLGALVRVHSECLTGDVFGSTHCECGDQLAVALDRIVEEGSGVLVYVQGHEGRGIGLLAKLEAMRLQQDEGLDTVDANVAQGLPVDARDYHAAAGILTDLGIRSVRLLSNNPQKVEQLTRYGIRISEQVPLLVPPNPESLRYLRTKAERMAHLLPHLDQAFSGA; this is encoded by the coding sequence ATGACCGCAAGCGATGTCGTCGGGGATCTGCCGCGCCGGGCCGTGGTCGAGCGGGTCGTCGAAACCCGGCTGCCGACCCGGCACGGGACGTTCCGCGCGGTCGGCTACCTCGACCGCACCGGCACCGAGCAGGTCGCGCTGGTCCACGGCGACGTCGCCCCGCTCGGCGCGCTGGTCCGGGTGCACAGCGAATGCCTGACCGGCGACGTCTTCGGCTCGACGCACTGCGAGTGCGGCGACCAGCTGGCGGTGGCGCTGGACCGGATCGTCGAGGAGGGCTCGGGCGTGCTCGTCTACGTCCAGGGCCACGAGGGCCGCGGGATCGGCCTGCTCGCGAAGCTCGAGGCGATGCGGCTGCAGCAGGACGAGGGCCTCGACACGGTCGACGCGAACGTGGCGCAGGGCCTGCCGGTCGACGCCCGCGACTACCACGCGGCGGCGGGCATCCTGACCGACCTCGGCATCCGCTCGGTGCGGCTGCTGTCGAACAACCCTCAGAAGGTGGAACAGCTCACGCGCTACGGAATCCGGATCAGCGAGCAGGTTCCGCTGCTGGTTCCGCCGAACCCGGAGAGCCTGCGGTACCTGCGGACGAAGGCCGAGCGGATGGCCCACCTGCTGCCGCACCTGGACCAGGCGTTCTCAGGCGCCTAG
- a CDS encoding SLATT domain-containing protein: MASPLDSERGFLEVAGRDPDRPLRDQLLGFRDLVSADMDWADSRKRIFRRNASVVRIAALVLTAASTVVLGIQEIPARASIALPMVALVTVLGGLETFFSWRARWVLMEETRYRFNRLRDELDYYIVATPAAELSRDRLQEFFDRHQVTWADASRQWVEFRRLDRPPQSPEVRA; encoded by the coding sequence ATGGCGTCCCCTCTCGATTCCGAACGCGGGTTCCTCGAAGTCGCCGGGCGGGACCCGGACCGCCCACTGCGCGACCAGCTCCTCGGGTTCCGCGACCTGGTCTCGGCCGACATGGACTGGGCCGACAGCCGCAAGCGGATCTTCCGGCGCAACGCGTCGGTCGTGCGCATCGCCGCGCTCGTGCTGACCGCGGCCTCGACGGTGGTGCTCGGCATCCAGGAGATCCCGGCCCGCGCGTCGATCGCGCTGCCGATGGTCGCGCTGGTCACGGTGCTCGGCGGGCTCGAGACCTTCTTCAGCTGGCGTGCCCGGTGGGTGCTGATGGAGGAAACGCGATACCGCTTCAACCGGCTCCGCGACGAACTCGACTACTACATCGTCGCGACCCCTGCCGCGGAGCTGAGCCGCGACCGGCTGCAGGAGTTCTTCGACCGCCACCAGGTGACGTGGGCCGACGCCAGCCGCCAGTGGGTCGAGTTCCGCCGGCTCGACCGCCCACCGCAGTCACCCGAAGTCCGGGCCTGA
- a CDS encoding RNA polymerase subunit sigma-70 produces the protein MTVDFETYRRELLAHCYRMLGTPDEAEDVVQETYLRAWRAYDRFEHRASVRSWLYRIATNACLTALEQRGRRPLPSGLGAPTADPDAPQAPPDPADLWLRPIPDALITSESDDPAEIAVARDGVRLALVAGLQLLPPRQRAVLILREVLAFPAAEVAEMLGTTVAAVKSTLQRARATLHDAPDVDPPTEPEQLELLDRYMSAFMNSDLAALESVLRDDAVIEPVPSRSWFAGKRTCVAFVRHFLGAPGEWHMTPTRANGQPAAAAWYRGEPFGIAVLTPGKGGIARITVFGFPDLVERFDSAAAGRE, from the coding sequence GTGACCGTGGATTTCGAGACGTACCGCCGTGAACTGCTGGCCCACTGCTACCGCATGCTCGGCACGCCCGACGAGGCCGAGGACGTCGTGCAGGAGACGTACCTGCGCGCGTGGCGGGCGTACGACCGCTTCGAGCATCGCGCGTCCGTCCGCTCGTGGCTCTACCGGATCGCGACGAACGCCTGCCTCACCGCGCTGGAGCAGCGGGGACGGCGGCCGCTGCCGTCCGGGCTGGGCGCGCCGACGGCCGACCCGGACGCCCCGCAGGCCCCGCCCGACCCGGCCGACCTCTGGCTGCGGCCGATCCCGGACGCGTTGATCACGTCCGAGTCGGACGACCCGGCGGAGATCGCCGTGGCCCGCGACGGCGTCCGGCTGGCCCTGGTCGCCGGCCTGCAGCTGCTCCCGCCGCGTCAGCGCGCGGTGCTGATCCTGCGGGAGGTGCTGGCGTTCCCGGCGGCCGAGGTCGCGGAGATGCTCGGCACCACGGTCGCGGCGGTGAAGAGCACCCTCCAGCGCGCCCGCGCGACCCTCCACGACGCCCCGGACGTCGACCCGCCCACCGAGCCCGAGCAGCTCGAACTCCTCGACCGCTACATGAGCGCGTTCATGAACTCGGACCTGGCGGCCCTGGAGAGCGTCCTGCGCGACGACGCGGTGATCGAGCCGGTGCCGTCGCGCTCGTGGTTCGCCGGGAAGCGGACGTGCGTCGCGTTCGTCCGCCACTTCCTCGGCGCGCCGGGCGAGTGGCACATGACGCCGACCCGCGCGAACGGCCAGCCCGCGGCGGCGGCCTGGTACCGCGGCGAGCCGTTCGGCATCGCCGTGCTGACCCCGGGGAAGGGCGGCATCGCGCGGATCACCGTGTTCGGCTTCCCCGACCTGGTGGAGCGGTTCGACTCCGCCGCGGCCGGTCGTGAGTGA
- a CDS encoding class I SAM-dependent methyltransferase, whose product MTAFAPDWLYLREPADAAARAAELLEPLRAHLPEGEDVVIRDLGCGTGSLGRWLAARLPGTQHWILHDHDTELLTRAKASLPATALDGSPVDVVAEQRDVTALRAADLAGTSLVTASALLDLLTRDEVTTLATAIAEAGCAALLMLSVTGVVELSPADPLDSAIAAAFNAHQRRLTGGRRLLGPNAVDVAATAFGRLGATVVRGHSAWRLGPDQAELQARWLEGWVGAAVEQLPELRPVADVYLQRRLEMARAGELHAVIHHGDLLVLPPSMEAAA is encoded by the coding sequence ATGACCGCGTTCGCACCGGACTGGCTGTACCTGCGGGAGCCCGCCGACGCCGCGGCCCGCGCGGCCGAGCTCCTCGAACCGCTGCGCGCCCACCTGCCGGAAGGCGAAGACGTCGTCATCCGCGACCTCGGCTGCGGCACCGGCTCGCTCGGCCGCTGGCTGGCCGCGCGCCTGCCCGGCACCCAGCACTGGATCCTGCACGACCACGACACCGAGCTGCTGACCCGCGCCAAGGCGTCCCTGCCGGCCACCGCGCTGGACGGCAGCCCGGTCGACGTCGTCGCCGAGCAGCGCGACGTCACCGCGCTGCGGGCCGCGGACCTCGCCGGGACGTCGCTGGTCACCGCGTCCGCGCTGCTCGACCTGCTGACCAGGGACGAGGTCACGACGCTGGCCACGGCGATCGCCGAAGCGGGCTGCGCGGCGCTGCTGATGCTTTCGGTCACCGGCGTGGTCGAGCTGTCGCCCGCCGACCCGCTCGACTCGGCCATCGCCGCCGCGTTCAACGCCCACCAGCGCCGGCTCACCGGCGGCAGGCGGCTGCTCGGCCCGAACGCGGTTGACGTCGCGGCGACGGCGTTCGGCAGGCTCGGCGCCACGGTCGTCCGCGGCCACAGCGCCTGGCGGCTCGGTCCTGACCAGGCCGAACTGCAGGCGCGGTGGCTCGAGGGCTGGGTCGGCGCCGCGGTCGAGCAACTGCCGGAGCTGCGCCCGGTCGCCGACGTCTACCTGCAGCGCCGGCTGGAAATGGCCCGGGCCGGCGAGCTGCACGCCGTGATCCACCACGGCGACCTGCTGGTCCTGCCGCCGAGCATGGAGGCTGCGGCGTGA